One Salvelinus fontinalis isolate EN_2023a chromosome 11, ASM2944872v1, whole genome shotgun sequence DNA window includes the following coding sequences:
- the LOC129864894 gene encoding uncharacterized protein LOC129864894, whose amino-acid sequence MASRSSSDSESVGRMSLLLGCVVMALHLATGLDAASGVENTTEDEGVDSQSPCPAGWHQNEHRCFSFYPVWATWATAELYCSQHRGNLVSVHSPGQQVFVQDLVRRHTDQPVWIGGYDAAEEGMWLWSDGSAVDGFYWEEEEPSNSGQGENCMELHTGGGRGWNDMSCGELRFYVCSMETRSGSAVMPSQNQTHERELVEEVSIYDVLWETGKRVADETLYSAFLRGMYSRRLPARCYADFCHQEVLYLDRVITMLQVLIRTVQGPPDIMLFLQRTHQRYQESLKEAQNQTPPHLNLSSIQPSAAVRQYLQSFHDIVNEEPIYWLVSLLPRALLRPYLAKNLPLDERTRPGPSPCLYPWLNLFPCPCYQWGGEDMQSDQRNQKDESGTSYRHLLEKYQDVIDVYKAVNIFRVQMINEKALFTSSWFPTGDEEEVEDQLSLSSEESGPDVRVKL is encoded by the exons ATGGCATCcaggagttcatctgactctga ATCGGTTGGCAGGATGTCTCTGCTGCTGGGTTGTGTAGTGATGGCTCTGCACCTCGCAACAG GGCTGGATGCTGCCTCGGGGGTGGAGAACACTACAGAGGATGAAGGGGTGGACTCCCAGTCACCATGCCCAGCTGGTTGGCATCAGAATGAGCATCGCTGCTTCTCCTTCTACCCCGTCTGGGCCACCTGGGCCACTGCAGAG CTGTACTGCTCCCAGCACAGAGGGAACCTGGTGTCGGTTCACAGCCCGGGTCAACAGGTGTTTGTCCAGGATCTGGTCAGGAGACACACAGACCAGCCGGTCTGGATAGGAGGCTACGATGCAGCTGAG GAGGGGATGTGGCTGTGGAGTGACGGCTCAGCTGTTGATGGTTTttactgggaggaggaggagcccAGTAACTCTGGACAGGGGGAGAACTGTATGGAGCTACACActggag GTGGTCGGGGCTGGAATGACATGTCTTGTGGAGAGCTGAGGTTCTATGTGTGTTCTATGGAGACCAG ATCTGGTTCAGCAGTAATGCCAAGTCAGAATCAAACACACGAGAGAG AGCTGGTTGAAGAGGTGAGTATTTATGACGTCCTGTGGGAGACTGGTAAGAGAGTAGCAGATGAGACCCTCTACTCAGCCTTCCTCAGAGGGATGTATTCTAGACGTCTGCCTGCCCGCTGCTACGCTGACTTCTGCCACCAGGAGGTGCTATACCTGGACAGAGTCATCACCATGCTGCAG GTGCTGATCAGAACAGTCCAGGGTCCTCCAGACATCATGCTGTTTCTCCAGAGAACACATCAACGCTACCAGGAGTCTCTGAAGGAGGCCCAGAACCAAACTCCACCACATCTG AATCTGTCCTCCATCCAGCCCTCTGCAGCCGTGCGTCAGTACCTCCAGAGCTTCCATGACATTGTGAATGAGGAGCCCATCTACTGGCTGGTGTCTCTGCTGCCCAGAGCCCTGCTCAGACCTTACCTGGCAAAGAACCTGCCCCTGGATGAGAGGACCAGACCAGGCCCCAGCCCCTGCCTCTACCCCTGGCTAAACCTCTTCCCCTGCCCCTGCTACCAGTGGGGGGGAGAGGACATGCAGTCAGACCAGAGGAACCAGAAGGATGAGTCAGGGACATCTTACAG gcatCTACTGGAGAAGTACCAGGATGTGATAGACGTCTATAAGGCTGTCAACATCTTCAGAGTCCAGATGATCAACGAGAAGGCTCTCTTCACCTCCAG TTGGTTTCCCACTGGTGacgaggaggaagtggaggaccaACTCAGCCTGTCGTCTGAGGAGTCTGGACCTGACGTTAGG GTGAAGCTGTAG